In Fibrobacter sp. UWB4, one DNA window encodes the following:
- a CDS encoding ATP/GTP-binding protein, with translation MLLEFGARNFFSFKEGFTFSLELNGNCPNSISKGRKTANIMGIKGANASGKTNVLRALSFIKYLCTDSYNSAPKSEIPFDNFFGNNDPTDLFCRFTINGKNYLYEVSLNKNEITSEELSFDETEHFIFKRQLDKLVSVDKEYEELNQIRIRNNVSIIHLAKQGEFDSLEPFFAFFDNILTNVTDSGLSNYHLDKSLICENYKKNYPERFANVKNILKRADTGVVDVKIARSLSLKGETQYYPVFYHNFNGKDYAVPFWHESSGTRKLFYDLALYYDVLDHGGTLLLDEFDINLHPNLLPMLIDLFDDSEKNLNNAQMIFSTHDTAIMDRLGKYRTYLVNKENNESFGYRLDEIPGDILRNDRPVSSPYRNGKVGGVPKV, from the coding sequence ATGCTTTTAGAATTTGGCGCTCGAAATTTCTTTTCTTTTAAAGAAGGCTTCACCTTTTCCCTTGAATTAAACGGGAACTGTCCCAACAGCATTTCAAAAGGAAGAAAAACAGCCAACATTATGGGCATAAAAGGAGCCAACGCATCTGGCAAAACAAATGTGCTCAGAGCACTTTCCTTTATAAAATATCTTTGCACAGATTCCTACAATTCGGCTCCTAAATCAGAAATTCCCTTTGACAATTTTTTCGGGAATAACGACCCTACAGATCTTTTTTGCCGCTTTACCATTAATGGAAAAAATTATTTGTACGAAGTCAGCCTAAACAAAAATGAAATTACATCTGAAGAGTTGTCCTTCGACGAAACGGAGCATTTTATTTTCAAAAGACAATTAGACAAACTTGTTTCTGTCGACAAAGAATATGAAGAACTTAATCAAATAAGAATTAGAAACAATGTTTCTATCATTCATTTGGCAAAGCAAGGCGAGTTCGACTCGCTGGAACCTTTTTTTGCATTCTTTGACAATATTTTAACAAATGTAACGGATTCTGGTTTAAGTAATTACCATTTGGACAAATCGCTAATTTGCGAAAACTACAAAAAAAATTATCCCGAACGATTCGCTAATGTGAAAAATATTTTAAAAAGAGCCGATACAGGCGTTGTTGATGTAAAAATAGCAAGATCCTTGTCACTTAAAGGAGAGACTCAATATTACCCAGTCTTTTATCACAATTTCAATGGAAAAGATTATGCAGTCCCCTTTTGGCACGAATCTAGCGGGACAAGAAAACTATTCTATGATTTAGCCCTTTATTATGACGTTTTAGATCATGGCGGAACACTTCTGCTAGATGAATTTGATATCAATTTACATCCTAATCTTTTGCCAATGTTAATTGATCTCTTTGATGATTCTGAAAAGAATCTAAATAATGCTCAAATGATTTTCTCTACACATGACACTGCAATCATGGATCGTTTAGGTAAATATCGTACATATTTGGTTAACAAAGAAAACAACGAAAGCTTTGGATACAGACTAGACGAAATCCCTGGCGACATTCTTAGAAATGATAGACCAGTTTCATCTCCATACAGAAATGGTAAGGTCGGGGGAGTTCCTAAAGTATGA
- a CDS encoding class I SAM-dependent DNA methyltransferase: MAKRSPEPETTEEIVLNDDQLICILINKIVKATEKERNLQYMIQMMSEEYGFDMSDLQRDFQIAFENDEGKKRRVKIDLAVFESGREHDQANLIRAVVVAKDAKVKSNDSKAGVHAVLDDILSYTNCDFGCWTNGEDLAFVSKTEDAFGQVEIEDISDFPAAGQTLEDLEKAGDHAMPRKPANESLVKAFKRCHDYIYGNEGMKKTAFWELLNLIFCKLYDEKRRFTDAREGKSYRRQFWVGVKEQNTPEGQKAVADRIKGIFRKLKEDGLYSDVFDGNESINLSDRGLAFVAAELSKYSFLDATVDVKGTAYETIVSNTLKQEAGQFFTPRNIIKCMVEMLDPDENTRVLDPACGSGGFIVMVLDHVRHKIAKNIWPELDDVRLEAKCNSEKVEEKVREYAQNMIFGFDFDPDLKKAARMNMVMAGDGHANVFNINSLDYPKGSKPDVPKVAEKVNESIAVSKDKKFKFETADDNAQGKFDMIFTNPPFGSKVEVDKEIAERYYLGRELGSNAPEVLFIEACYNFLKPGGKMAIVLPDGILGNPNMEETRIWILKHFKLLASVDLPVETFLPQVGVQASLLFLQKKTAKEQLISIDDEDYDVFMAIVEHVGKDRRGVPIYKRDDDGAELLFDNVKKWLTRDERGREVVRERKERIKKLDDDLPEVVNAYAKFKEAHK; this comes from the coding sequence ATGGCTAAGCGTTCACCAGAACCAGAAACTACCGAAGAAATCGTCTTGAACGATGATCAACTGATTTGCATCCTGATAAACAAGATTGTCAAGGCGACCGAAAAAGAGCGGAACTTGCAATACATGATTCAGATGATGTCAGAAGAATATGGCTTTGACATGTCTGACTTGCAAAGGGATTTCCAGATAGCGTTTGAAAACGATGAAGGAAAGAAACGCCGTGTTAAGATTGACTTGGCCGTTTTTGAGTCGGGTCGTGAACACGATCAGGCGAATTTGATTCGTGCCGTCGTCGTTGCGAAGGATGCTAAAGTAAAATCGAATGATTCTAAAGCCGGAGTCCATGCTGTATTGGACGATATTCTTTCCTATACGAATTGTGACTTTGGGTGCTGGACGAATGGCGAGGATTTGGCGTTTGTCTCAAAGACGGAGGACGCTTTCGGTCAAGTCGAAATCGAGGACATTTCTGATTTCCCGGCGGCAGGGCAAACTCTGGAAGATTTGGAAAAAGCGGGTGACCACGCGATGCCGCGAAAACCCGCCAACGAATCTTTAGTGAAGGCTTTCAAGCGTTGCCACGATTACATCTATGGTAACGAAGGAATGAAGAAGACTGCTTTCTGGGAATTGCTGAATTTGATATTCTGCAAACTCTATGATGAAAAGAGACGCTTTACGGATGCTCGTGAAGGGAAATCTTATCGTCGCCAGTTTTGGGTGGGCGTCAAGGAGCAGAATACCCCTGAAGGGCAAAAGGCTGTCGCGGATAGAATTAAAGGCATTTTCCGCAAATTGAAAGAAGATGGCTTGTATAGCGATGTCTTTGATGGAAACGAGTCTATCAACTTGTCTGATCGTGGCTTGGCCTTTGTTGCGGCGGAACTTTCCAAGTATTCTTTTTTGGACGCAACTGTCGATGTCAAGGGAACCGCTTACGAAACCATCGTTTCGAATACATTAAAGCAAGAAGCGGGGCAGTTCTTTACTCCAAGAAACATCATCAAGTGCATGGTGGAAATGCTTGACCCAGATGAGAACACTCGTGTTCTGGACCCAGCATGCGGCTCTGGTGGATTTATCGTGATGGTGCTGGATCATGTTCGTCACAAGATTGCGAAAAATATTTGGCCGGAATTAGATGATGTTCGCCTGGAAGCGAAATGCAATTCGGAAAAGGTTGAAGAGAAAGTTCGCGAATATGCGCAGAACATGATTTTCGGTTTTGACTTTGACCCCGATTTGAAGAAGGCGGCAAGGATGAACATGGTGATGGCTGGCGACGGTCACGCCAATGTGTTCAATATTAATTCTCTTGACTATCCGAAAGGCTCAAAACCCGATGTTCCTAAGGTTGCAGAAAAAGTTAACGAAAGTATTGCTGTAAGTAAGGATAAAAAGTTCAAGTTTGAAACGGCTGATGATAACGCTCAGGGTAAATTCGATATGATTTTCACAAATCCGCCGTTTGGTTCCAAGGTGGAAGTCGATAAGGAAATCGCCGAACGTTACTATTTAGGCCGTGAATTGGGGAGTAACGCTCCTGAAGTTCTTTTTATCGAAGCCTGTTATAATTTCTTGAAGCCTGGTGGAAAAATGGCGATTGTCTTGCCGGATGGCATTCTTGGCAATCCGAATATGGAAGAAACGCGAATTTGGATTTTGAAACATTTCAAGTTGTTAGCGTCTGTAGATTTGCCGGTGGAGACATTCTTGCCGCAGGTCGGTGTGCAGGCTTCGCTGTTGTTCTTGCAAAAGAAAACTGCTAAGGAACAATTGATTTCTATCGATGATGAAGATTACGATGTGTTTATGGCAATTGTGGAACATGTCGGCAAGGACCGTCGCGGTGTTCCTATTTACAAGAGGGATGATGACGGAGCAGAACTGCTTTTTGACAATGTAAAAAAATGGCTGACTCGCGACGAACGCGGTCGAGAAGTAGTCCGTGAGCGTAAGGAAAGAATCAAAAAACTTGATGACGACCTTCCTGAAGTTGTAAATGCGTATGCAAAATTTAAGGAAGCGCATAAATGA
- a CDS encoding restriction endonuclease subunit S, with the protein MKISKIKTRVFKSNGFRIDASFHLSDGVVVRRKIAASPYKIMKVGDAANQIFYGNRAKRVYVQKRENGIPFLSSSDILQADLENVKLASKKYTPCIEQMRLQEGWILISRSGTIGNTAWATKQHAQKLASEDVIRIDPNNILRAGFVYAYLSSSYGHSLLTQGTFGAVIQHIEPDFVASLPIPQFPAKFQEKVDNLIKESARLREEANRFLNEAVSEFEKCLNPECYKREFCTSTVSTKQILKKFNRLDSHYQIAQKEFVKRRKRGLRYEKIGPKAEKIFVGNRGKRLYSKEGVPFLSSSDMMLFNALRYSKNISVNTPSLKMMQVHKNEILISRSGTVGNSVLIGDLLNKKAVSEHALRLLLDEQKIKPSYVFAYLNTEEGRELLQSLAYGSVIVTLGEDFVADIDLPILDEQIQRKIIQKINEYVWASDSAAEKESLAISLVEKEIDGWKV; encoded by the coding sequence ATGAAAATTTCCAAGATAAAAACACGAGTATTCAAATCGAATGGCTTTCGTATTGATGCCTCTTTCCATTTGAGTGATGGTGTTGTTGTTCGCAGAAAGATTGCTGCTTCGCCATACAAAATTATGAAAGTTGGCGATGCTGCTAACCAAATATTCTACGGCAATAGAGCGAAACGTGTATATGTCCAAAAACGTGAAAATGGGATTCCGTTTTTGAGTAGTTCTGATATTTTACAGGCCGATCTTGAAAATGTCAAACTAGCGTCAAAGAAATACACTCCGTGTATTGAACAGATGCGACTGCAAGAAGGGTGGATTCTGATATCTCGTTCTGGAACTATAGGTAATACGGCCTGGGCTACTAAGCAACATGCTCAGAAGCTAGCTTCTGAGGATGTTATTAGGATAGATCCTAATAACATCCTCAGGGCGGGTTTTGTCTATGCGTATCTATCGAGTTCTTATGGACATTCCTTGTTGACGCAGGGAACCTTTGGTGCGGTTATTCAGCATATAGAGCCTGATTTTGTTGCATCTTTGCCTATACCACAGTTTCCTGCAAAGTTTCAAGAAAAAGTAGATAATTTAATTAAGGAAAGTGCCCGTCTCCGCGAAGAAGCGAATAGATTCTTAAACGAGGCTGTATCTGAATTTGAAAAGTGCTTAAATCCTGAATGTTATAAGAGAGAATTTTGCACATCTACTGTTTCTACAAAGCAGATCTTGAAAAAATTTAATCGATTAGATTCACATTATCAAATTGCACAAAAGGAATTTGTTAAAAGACGTAAAAGAGGTCTGAGATACGAAAAAATAGGCCCGAAGGCTGAAAAAATATTTGTAGGCAATCGGGGAAAAAGACTTTATTCTAAAGAGGGGGTTCCTTTTTTGTCTTCGTCTGATATGATGTTGTTTAACGCTTTGCGTTACTCCAAAAATATTAGCGTAAATACCCCTTCACTAAAAATGATGCAAGTTCATAAGAATGAAATATTAATTTCTCGATCTGGAACCGTTGGAAATAGTGTTTTAATTGGTGATTTGTTAAATAAGAAGGCCGTTTCAGAACATGCATTGCGATTGCTGCTAGATGAACAAAAGATAAAGCCATCGTATGTTTTTGCTTATTTGAATACTGAAGAAGGTCGAGAATTGTTGCAATCTCTTGCTTATGGTTCGGTAATCGTTACTTTGGGTGAAGATTTTGTTGCTGATATTGATTTGCCCATTTTAGATGAACAAATTCAAAGAAAAATTATCCAAAAAATTAACGAATATGTTTGGGCTAGTGATTCTGCAGCTGAAAAAGAATCTTTGGCTATTTCTCTAGTTGAAAAAGAAATTGATGGTTGGAAAGTATAA
- a CDS encoding protein kinase, whose translation MAQVKFPVHSDGFVNAGEKRLIDYLQNNLPADYWIVPNGEYANKNPQGLVASSEYDCIVVAPHAIYHIENKDWGGNLQGDDYAWFVNGAERKNPFVAAERKTRILASMLRSHNHLWGGAFVQTAVTLSFPGQSKTGIDHYSKSYDQIFLLEKPLIDFIKDNAKVRKAPDAIKAYQKDIVDFLTGSASVAQYRRRRKVLLDYQIIEVLQETDSFTEYLCKAKFFADRKYKIREYPLDYAEKSKQELDTIRRKAENAKYVHEKLGFRGNIIPCESILSEDGCFYYEKSLYMEESTLRAHIKKKTLTDLEKIQIVLDIANALKEAHSEGIFHRDVCPENIYVTNSGAALANFRLSWFTEHQTMGYTVATELVPTKDSPYVSPEQDDNDVCASSDLFSLGVVFYELMTGKLPFNDSQSFRVHGGKLDESLMPSKVISQLPPWFDELVRKTVVVDVNNRFASAEEMIEFININLKPAAQESIRKKQAESPIANQTQKKIEDLKPGDQVTPEIVLYEPLGKGGFGRVFKAKQTLQNKFYAIKIFDRDSSAQETINEYQTLNKLSHDNIVKFIYNGITTQGFFYTLMELLEGDNLNKFVEGDLKMTMNELYKMVRQILYALKYMQEQNPPMYHRDVKPNNIIWDKSSRYVLIDFNISSQIDDKAFAGTYPYLAPDLIQGSSVINWDCSADTFALGVSIYQLIAHTYPWLGKNNQPIVGVEPADIAQYAERLSPEFAAFVMRSIKTDKAERFANAAEMLAALEKIGLNGMLKETEKIIRLDSDGKRTDYVDYLNTLYSQSSHGNSGVVAKSKTTNSFDDLTYIETKLDKRLIDDITNLKYKLVVITGNAGDGKTAFIKQIESRNAPVQAKTVGNGSTFTINGVKFETNYDGSQDEDTKLNNDVLNSFFEPFFDLDDYTKASEGRIIAINEGRLVDFLSQQPRLKKFETNIEEFFFNEGHVELLPGLIVINLNLRSITAREGDSQSLLGQQIQKMVASELWTKCEGCPVAEKCFIKYNADTFRDSSVGLEVTNRLEWLLRTIVYKRELHVTMRDLRSMIAYMLTRDYSCEQVKKLIDIVQTEGLRSYYWQYYYFNITAPAIKPNVASFDLPTLDSNDRLIRMLRETDIAEVAWPAVDRDLYYKEKTPENYLLFSDRKQNLIDDFNGVGMKPIWQMDDENERNEIECVQKVFVRHQYFEGNLKFKRRLPYRYITDFYESLRDESADKLAESKLNLAKAISISEGCENAELSKAHLLLASSQSNDPISKSYRRFPIDEFELFVNKTDHLTQYVEYESDSFIFRHKAEKHIQLTVSLDLYEMLKFIQNGFSPSVNDLQGRFIELQVFKNLLQSKTYKEIIVTKNNQKFTVIRLDENKHIVFESLKQENN comes from the coding sequence ATGGCTCAAGTAAAATTCCCTGTTCATAGCGATGGTTTTGTCAATGCAGGCGAAAAACGCCTGATTGATTATTTGCAGAACAATCTTCCTGCCGATTACTGGATTGTTCCTAACGGAGAATATGCCAATAAAAATCCGCAGGGTCTTGTGGCTAGCAGTGAATACGATTGCATTGTGGTTGCTCCCCATGCCATTTACCATATTGAAAATAAGGATTGGGGTGGCAATCTTCAAGGTGATGATTATGCGTGGTTTGTAAATGGGGCCGAACGAAAAAATCCGTTTGTGGCTGCAGAACGCAAAACACGCATCTTGGCTTCTATGTTAAGGTCTCATAACCATTTGTGGGGCGGGGCCTTCGTACAGACTGCGGTAACGCTGAGTTTTCCGGGTCAGTCAAAAACAGGTATTGACCATTACAGCAAATCGTATGACCAGATTTTTTTGCTAGAAAAACCGCTTATTGATTTTATTAAAGATAACGCAAAAGTCCGTAAGGCTCCAGATGCTATAAAAGCATATCAGAAAGACATTGTCGATTTTTTAACTGGTAGTGCATCGGTTGCACAATATCGTCGAAGAAGAAAAGTCCTTCTGGACTATCAAATCATCGAGGTTTTGCAAGAGACAGATTCGTTTACGGAATACTTGTGTAAGGCAAAGTTCTTTGCAGATAGAAAGTATAAAATTAGAGAGTATCCGCTGGATTACGCGGAAAAGTCCAAACAAGAACTTGATACTATTCGCAGAAAGGCCGAAAATGCCAAGTATGTTCATGAAAAACTTGGTTTCCGCGGAAACATTATTCCGTGTGAAAGTATTCTAAGCGAAGACGGTTGTTTTTATTATGAAAAAAGCCTGTACATGGAAGAATCTACATTACGGGCTCATATAAAAAAGAAGACTTTGACCGACTTGGAAAAAATCCAGATTGTCCTTGATATTGCAAATGCCTTGAAAGAGGCTCATTCTGAAGGAATATTCCATCGTGATGTTTGCCCAGAGAATATCTATGTAACAAACTCTGGGGCAGCCCTTGCGAATTTCAGACTTTCGTGGTTTACCGAACATCAGACAATGGGTTACACTGTCGCAACCGAACTTGTGCCGACGAAAGATTCTCCCTATGTTTCTCCTGAACAAGATGACAATGATGTCTGTGCATCTAGCGACTTGTTCTCTTTAGGAGTAGTCTTTTACGAACTGATGACGGGTAAGTTGCCATTTAATGATTCACAGTCTTTCAGGGTGCATGGAGGAAAACTAGATGAATCGCTGATGCCATCCAAGGTGATTTCTCAATTGCCTCCTTGGTTCGATGAACTGGTGCGAAAGACTGTTGTTGTTGATGTCAATAATCGTTTTGCCTCCGCTGAGGAAATGATTGAGTTTATCAACATCAACTTAAAGCCTGCTGCCCAGGAATCTATTCGCAAAAAACAGGCCGAGTCTCCCATTGCTAATCAAACGCAAAAGAAAATTGAGGATTTGAAACCAGGTGATCAGGTAACTCCGGAGATTGTCTTGTATGAACCGCTGGGGAAAGGTGGTTTTGGCCGTGTTTTTAAGGCTAAGCAGACGTTACAGAACAAATTTTACGCCATCAAAATTTTTGACAGAGATTCTTCTGCACAAGAAACGATAAATGAATATCAGACACTCAATAAATTGTCTCACGATAATATCGTAAAGTTCATTTACAACGGAATAACAACTCAGGGTTTCTTCTATACTTTAATGGAGCTGCTTGAGGGCGACAACTTGAATAAGTTTGTCGAAGGTGATTTGAAGATGACCATGAACGAACTATATAAAATGGTTCGTCAAATCCTTTATGCTCTCAAGTACATGCAGGAACAAAATCCGCCGATGTACCATCGTGATGTCAAGCCCAATAATATTATTTGGGACAAGTCTTCTCGATATGTGCTGATCGACTTTAATATATCATCCCAAATAGACGATAAGGCTTTTGCAGGAACATATCCTTATCTAGCTCCAGACTTGATTCAGGGAAGTTCTGTTATCAACTGGGATTGCTCTGCAGATACTTTTGCTCTTGGAGTATCAATTTATCAGTTAATTGCTCATACATATCCCTGGCTAGGAAAAAATAATCAGCCTATCGTTGGCGTAGAGCCTGCAGATATTGCGCAATATGCAGAAAGACTTTCTCCAGAATTTGCAGCATTTGTCATGCGTTCTATCAAGACTGACAAAGCGGAAAGATTTGCGAATGCGGCGGAAATGCTTGCCGCTCTTGAAAAAATTGGGCTGAACGGAATGCTTAAGGAAACGGAAAAAATAATCCGTTTAGATTCCGATGGCAAAAGAACCGATTATGTAGATTATCTTAATACCCTTTATAGCCAGAGTAGTCATGGCAATAGTGGTGTTGTCGCCAAATCAAAAACGACTAATAGTTTTGATGATTTGACCTATATCGAGACAAAGTTGGATAAACGCCTCATTGACGATATCACGAACTTGAAATACAAACTGGTTGTAATTACCGGTAATGCAGGTGATGGTAAGACTGCGTTTATCAAGCAAATAGAAAGCCGTAATGCTCCCGTGCAGGCTAAAACCGTCGGTAATGGCAGCACGTTCACCATCAATGGCGTGAAGTTTGAAACCAACTATGATGGCTCACAGGATGAAGATACAAAGCTGAACAATGATGTTTTGAATTCTTTCTTTGAGCCGTTCTTTGATTTGGATGATTATACCAAGGCTTCGGAAGGTCGCATTATTGCTATTAATGAAGGCAGACTTGTAGATTTCCTCAGCCAACAACCAAGATTAAAGAAGTTTGAAACAAACATTGAGGAATTCTTCTTCAACGAAGGCCATGTAGAGTTGCTCCCCGGATTAATTGTAATTAATCTCAATTTGAGGTCGATTACAGCAAGAGAAGGTGATTCTCAGAGCTTGTTGGGACAGCAAATTCAAAAGATGGTTGCAAGCGAATTGTGGACAAAATGCGAAGGTTGCCCTGTTGCAGAAAAATGCTTTATCAAGTATAATGCAGACACTTTCAGGGATAGTAGTGTTGGTCTTGAAGTGACGAACCGTCTGGAATGGTTGCTACGCACAATAGTCTATAAGCGCGAATTGCATGTGACAATGCGTGATTTACGTTCAATGATTGCTTATATGCTTACACGTGATTATTCGTGTGAACAAGTGAAAAAGCTTATCGATATTGTGCAAACGGAAGGATTGCGGAGCTATTATTGGCAATACTATTATTTCAATATTACAGCACCGGCAATAAAGCCGAATGTTGCCTCCTTTGATTTACCGACATTGGATTCTAATGACCGTTTAATTCGCATGCTGCGAGAAACGGATATTGCCGAAGTGGCTTGGCCTGCAGTTGACCGCGATTTGTATTATAAGGAGAAAACTCCGGAAAATTACTTACTGTTTAGTGATAGGAAACAGAACCTTATTGATGACTTTAATGGGGTAGGGATGAAGCCGATTTGGCAAATGGATGATGAAAATGAACGTAATGAAATTGAATGCGTACAGAAGGTTTTTGTTCGACATCAATATTTTGAAGGCAACCTCAAATTCAAACGTCGCTTGCCGTATCGCTACATTACAGATTTTTACGAATCTCTACGTGATGAAAGTGCTGACAAGTTGGCTGAATCTAAACTGAATTTGGCAAAGGCTATTTCCATTAGCGAAGGTTGCGAAAATGCGGAATTGTCAAAGGCTCATCTTCTTTTGGCCAGCTCGCAGTCGAATGATCCGATATCAAAAAGTTATCGAAGATTCCCGATTGATGAATTTGAATTGTTTGTGAATAAAACAGACCATTTGACACAATATGTTGAATATGAAAGTGACAGCTTTATTTTTAGGCATAAAGCTGAGAAACATATTCAATTGACGGTTTCACTTGACTTGTACGAAATGCTCAAGTTTATCCAGAATGGTTTTAGCCCGTCTGTAAACGACCTGCAAGGGCGATTTATTGAATTGCAGGTGTTCAAGAATCTGTTGCAGAGTAAGACTTACAAGGAAATTATTGTCACCAAGAATAATCAGAAGTTTACCGTTATTCGTCTTGACGAGAATAAACATATTGTGTTCGAATCCTTAAAGCAGGAGAATAACTAG